A genomic stretch from Asterias rubens chromosome 7, eAstRub1.3, whole genome shotgun sequence includes:
- the LOC117292135 gene encoding caveolin-1-like encodes MADKDSDAKPGLAIETDGAKLADIETSVESDIYDMGPQLKLEYDDVFAAPDDYNIFTSITDINRKIFNKTQVVVYSLFSIILGVILSFIWAIIFGLLNVISIYVLQPASKVFFILLRVAGMIFKALIGSFCDPFYRSFALILSRINVAALTATEARPVGMRIHNSNLQIV; translated from the exons ATGGCCGACAAAG ACAGCGACGCTAAGCCAGGTCTGGCGATCGAGACCGACGGGGCAAAACTTGCAGACATAGAGACCTCGGTTGAATCTGACATCTACGATATGGGACCTCAATTAAAG CTGGAATATGACGATGTTTTCGCTGCACCAGATGACTACAACATATTCACGTCCATCACTGACATCAACAGAAAGATCTTCAATAAGACACAG GTTGTAGTCTACAGCCTCTTCAGTATCATCCTAGGAGTCATCCTATCTTTCATCTGGGCAATAATCTTCGGTCTACTCAATGTGATCTCCATCTACGTCTTGCAACCCGCCTCTAAGGTGTTCTTCATCCTCCTACGTGTTGCAGGAATGATCTTCAAGGCGCTGATCGGCTCCTTCTGCGACCCGTTCTACCGCTCATTCGCTCTCATTTTGTCACGTATCAACGTGGCTGCCCTGACCGCCACGGAGGCAAGGCCCGTTGGCATGAGAATCCACAATTCAAATCTTCAAATTGTCTAA
- the LOC117292480 gene encoding caveolin-1-like isoform X2 yields MQTDTRYNTPDYGQKGATSSYKDRGSYGRDGPTAPDEDLPPSTAPVNGGSGYRSFGDVHHIGNTADNDIYRVTPNIEYDEVFTEPSSMSRPYCSIVWLNRLILTTTQVAVNVIFSVLFGVILSFIWGIVFALANVYTVYFMQPLAKLTFVLFRPFAMIFRASVRSFLDPFYESFGLMFSRIRGSFSLKASGFLPIVARNECASIQEV; encoded by the exons ATGCAGACTGACACGAGATACA ACACACCTGATTATGGTCAAAAAGGCGCCACGTCTTCCTACAAAGATCGTGGGTCTTATGGACGCGATGGCCCCACGGCTCCGGATGAGGACTTACCACCGAGTACGGCCCCCGTCAACGGTGGTTCTGGCTATCGGTCATTTGGTGATGTTCACCACATCGGAAACACTGCGGACAACGACATCTACCGAGTCACCCCAAAC ATCGAATACGATGAGGTGTTCACTGAACCGAGCTCGATGAGTCGTCCGTACTGCTCTATAGTTTGGCTAAACCGCTTGATCTTAACAACCACCCAG GTTGCTGTAAATGTCATCTTCAGCGTCCTCTTTGGGGTAATTCTCTCCTTCATCTGGGGTATCGTCTTCGCGCTCGCCAACGTCTAcaccgtgtatttcatgcagcCGCTAGCCAAATTGACCTTCGTGTTGTTTCGCCCTTTTGCGATGATATTTAGAGCGAGTGTCCGATCGTTCCTGGATCCGTTTTACGAATCATTCGGGCTCATGTTTTCCCGGATTAGGGGAAGTTTCTCCTTGAAAGCTTCCGGCTTCTTACCCATCGTGGCGAGGAATGAATGCGCTTCGATCCAAGAAGTCTGA
- the LOC117292480 gene encoding caveolin-1-like isoform X1: MQTDTRYTDTPDYGQKGATSSYKDRGSYGRDGPTAPDEDLPPSTAPVNGGSGYRSFGDVHHIGNTADNDIYRVTPNIEYDEVFTEPSSMSRPYCSIVWLNRLILTTTQVAVNVIFSVLFGVILSFIWGIVFALANVYTVYFMQPLAKLTFVLFRPFAMIFRASVRSFLDPFYESFGLMFSRIRGSFSLKASGFLPIVARNECASIQEV, translated from the exons ATGCAGACTGACACGAGATACA CAGACACACCTGATTATGGTCAAAAAGGCGCCACGTCTTCCTACAAAGATCGTGGGTCTTATGGACGCGATGGCCCCACGGCTCCGGATGAGGACTTACCACCGAGTACGGCCCCCGTCAACGGTGGTTCTGGCTATCGGTCATTTGGTGATGTTCACCACATCGGAAACACTGCGGACAACGACATCTACCGAGTCACCCCAAAC ATCGAATACGATGAGGTGTTCACTGAACCGAGCTCGATGAGTCGTCCGTACTGCTCTATAGTTTGGCTAAACCGCTTGATCTTAACAACCACCCAG GTTGCTGTAAATGTCATCTTCAGCGTCCTCTTTGGGGTAATTCTCTCCTTCATCTGGGGTATCGTCTTCGCGCTCGCCAACGTCTAcaccgtgtatttcatgcagcCGCTAGCCAAATTGACCTTCGTGTTGTTTCGCCCTTTTGCGATGATATTTAGAGCGAGTGTCCGATCGTTCCTGGATCCGTTTTACGAATCATTCGGGCTCATGTTTTCCCGGATTAGGGGAAGTTTCTCCTTGAAAGCTTCCGGCTTCTTACCCATCGTGGCGAGGAATGAATGCGCTTCGATCCAAGAAGTCTGA